The following are encoded in a window of Roseivirga misakiensis genomic DNA:
- a CDS encoding alpha-2-macroglobulin family protein has translation MPANAHLRLFSLVLVFVIVACSPQKQEEENYDQQADEDFNEIVSAYTSGKISTRSLITVQLSSDVEAKYQRLQNVLSFSPKISGELRWATPRVLEFVPATPLKNNSTYTAKLDLEALGLSFDEGQKEFKFKVETIKQDYDIRILGQISDEADPMRKQIVKGELLTADYVDTLQLKKVLTARQKGEDLKVSWVFDQNNGTNHQFQVTGLTRKEENEIMTYALNGSSIGVDRRSKGEVDIPGLNDFKVLNTRVVREGDAHVVLNFSDPLDERQDLSGLITLEGETDLRFSIKDNEVKVYASQAKSGVKRLSVYPGIKNKLGYGMKNNLDFNVSFAQTKPQVKLISKGTILPSTDGLVLPFEAVNLRAVDVMIIKIYEKNVVQFLQTNNLNGNDQLRRVGRPIHKSMVQLDPSGVMNLSKWNRFNLDISDMIATEPGAIYQVRLNFKKAYSLYDCGEPISDELIVSGNIETDEWDDYSGERAGGYDSYYNYGYGRGYVWRERENPCHVSYYAGRNRLVSTNILASDLGLIAKMGNNRNLEAYVTDVKTTEPLSNVRVDIYDYQQEIIETLTTDADGRVSLDLDRKPFLLVANRGDERGYLKLWDGRALSLSNFNVGGAKVQRGVQGYIYGERGVWRPGDHIYLNFILADPDNNLPEEHPVVMELIDPSGNIKTRKVETTSTNGFYHFPLKTDIDDPTGNWLARTTVGGATFTKRIKIETVKPNRLKIDLKFDKDRISVTDNTLKGDLNVQWLSGVSAKNLKAEFDLILTPTATSFNDYPQYTFDDKAKEFSAETQRIFSGSVDQTGNAKVNVTLSKQTTAPGKLMATFSGKVFEPGGDFSIDQFSIPFYPYSSFVGIKRPEGDRRGQLLTNKDHELEIVSVDANGKPVDKKGLVLEVFKLNWRWWWDRSNDNLAYYVSRNYSSPYHREQINTTNGQAKVKLAIPNKDWGRYYVRVRDTDSGHSAGSITYFDWPGWAEESRPGGAALLNFSTDAEDYGVGEKVKVNIPASTEGRALVSVENGSKVVASYWVETTEGYNTFEFTTTEEMVPNAYVSTTLLQPHMQTKNDLPIRLYGIVPINVSDPNTKLNPEIEMSSVLEPESEVNLTVSEADGKPMTYTIAVVDEGLLDITRFKTPDPWNTFFARQALGVKTWDLYEDVIGAFDGDLSKLLALGGDGSAAKPEKAKANRFKPVVVHLGPFELEKGEKANHKFTMPNYIGSVRTMVVAGENGAYGKVEKATPVRKPLMVLGTIPRVVGPGEKISLPVNVFVLEPAIKEVEVSVVGNSLLNFGASTKRTIQFDEIGDQIIDFDFEVAEALGVGTVKIVAKSGRETATYELEVQVRNPNPEVTDVTEKALQKGEKWSETFAQVGIVGTNDMTLEMSSIPPINLKKRLGYLMSYPHGCIEQTTSAVFPQLFLNDMADLSNEEQLKIQTNVTNGINRIQKFQTPLGGFAYWPGQSDDNDWGTNYAGHFLLEAKDKGYFVPAKLLSDWTKYQRKRARSWSKNSSYNDDLVQAYRLYTLAKAQSPELGAMNRLRENSLLSIAAKWRLAAAYALVGRKQVAMEMINDLPRQTKRRNYYYYYGSKLRDDAMILETLGLLGLQNEGLTLMRAIAKLLSEDRWMSTQTTAYALLSIIKFVGADGTSDGIKATYQVDNGNLVDVNSAKSMILVDADVKGVEQKSFSVDNTSEGILFVRVLKRGQPMAGAEQAVEKGLRLKIVYSDRNGNVIDPVTLEQGTDFFAEVSVYNTGTKGVYRDLALSQVFPSGWEILNDRLNEIPGVATKANYEYRDIRDDRVYTYFDLRPSEEKKFKVALNATYAGRYYLPTVKVEAMYDDTINARSAGKWVNVNRGN, from the coding sequence ATGCCCGCAAATGCCCATCTTCGGCTTTTTAGTCTTGTCCTAGTATTCGTCATAGTAGCCTGTAGCCCACAGAAGCAGGAAGAGGAAAATTACGATCAACAGGCAGATGAAGATTTCAACGAAATTGTATCGGCATATACTTCTGGTAAGATTTCAACCCGATCACTGATCACGGTTCAATTAAGTTCAGATGTGGAGGCTAAGTATCAGCGTTTACAGAATGTTTTAAGCTTTTCTCCGAAAATTTCAGGAGAGTTAAGATGGGCTACGCCAAGGGTTTTAGAGTTTGTACCAGCAACGCCTCTCAAAAATAATAGTACCTATACCGCTAAACTAGATTTGGAAGCCCTTGGTCTATCCTTCGATGAAGGTCAAAAGGAGTTTAAGTTTAAGGTTGAAACGATCAAGCAAGACTACGATATCAGAATTCTGGGTCAAATAAGTGATGAGGCTGACCCAATGCGAAAGCAAATCGTAAAAGGAGAATTACTGACAGCTGATTATGTCGATACGCTTCAGCTTAAAAAGGTTTTAACGGCGCGACAAAAAGGAGAAGATCTTAAGGTCAGTTGGGTATTCGATCAGAATAACGGGACTAACCATCAGTTTCAAGTTACTGGACTCACCAGAAAAGAGGAAAATGAAATAATGACCTATGCTTTAAATGGTAGCAGTATAGGTGTAGATAGGCGATCGAAAGGGGAAGTGGATATACCAGGCCTAAATGATTTTAAGGTATTGAACACCCGCGTTGTTCGAGAAGGCGACGCTCATGTAGTTTTAAATTTTTCTGATCCACTTGATGAACGCCAGGATTTAAGTGGGCTTATAACATTAGAAGGCGAAACTGACCTGCGATTTTCTATTAAGGATAACGAGGTTAAAGTATATGCCTCCCAAGCGAAGTCAGGCGTTAAGCGCTTGTCGGTTTACCCCGGTATCAAAAACAAATTGGGGTATGGGATGAAGAACAATTTGGACTTCAATGTTTCTTTTGCTCAGACCAAACCGCAGGTAAAGCTGATATCAAAAGGGACAATTCTACCAAGTACCGATGGACTTGTCTTGCCATTTGAGGCTGTCAACCTTCGAGCAGTCGATGTGATGATTATTAAAATCTATGAAAAAAATGTCGTCCAGTTTTTACAGACCAATAACCTGAATGGAAACGATCAATTGAGGAGAGTCGGTAGGCCGATTCACAAAAGTATGGTACAACTTGATCCTTCGGGTGTTATGAACCTGAGTAAATGGAACCGGTTCAATCTGGACATTTCTGACATGATAGCCACTGAACCTGGAGCGATCTATCAGGTTAGGTTAAATTTCAAAAAGGCTTACTCGCTTTATGACTGTGGAGAGCCAATTTCGGATGAGCTTATTGTATCAGGCAATATCGAAACAGATGAATGGGATGATTATTCAGGAGAACGTGCTGGAGGCTACGATAGCTATTATAATTATGGATATGGTAGAGGGTATGTATGGCGTGAGAGAGAAAACCCTTGTCATGTGAGTTATTATGCTGGTAGAAACCGACTGGTTTCCACTAATATTTTAGCCTCTGATTTAGGTTTGATTGCCAAAATGGGCAATAACAGAAACCTAGAAGCTTACGTCACGGACGTTAAAACAACGGAGCCTTTGTCTAATGTTCGGGTAGATATTTATGATTATCAACAAGAGATAATTGAGACGCTCACTACTGATGCTGACGGTAGGGTATCTCTTGACCTTGACAGAAAGCCATTCCTCTTGGTCGCTAATAGAGGTGATGAAAGAGGGTATTTGAAACTTTGGGACGGTAGAGCCCTTTCACTCAGTAATTTTAATGTCGGCGGAGCGAAAGTTCAAAGAGGTGTACAGGGTTACATTTATGGAGAACGCGGTGTTTGGCGGCCGGGCGATCATATCTACCTCAATTTTATCTTGGCCGATCCCGATAACAATTTACCTGAGGAACATCCCGTGGTAATGGAGTTGATCGATCCCTCAGGAAATATTAAAACCAGAAAGGTAGAAACCACATCAACCAACGGTTTTTATCACTTTCCGCTTAAAACAGATATCGATGATCCGACAGGCAATTGGTTGGCAAGAACTACGGTAGGAGGTGCCACGTTCACGAAGCGGATTAAAATAGAAACAGTAAAACCGAATCGGTTGAAGATTGACCTGAAATTCGATAAGGATCGAATCAGTGTAACAGACAACACCCTAAAAGGTGATTTAAATGTGCAATGGCTCAGCGGTGTGTCAGCTAAAAATTTGAAGGCTGAGTTCGATTTGATCCTTACACCCACAGCAACCAGTTTTAACGATTATCCTCAATATACTTTCGACGATAAAGCCAAAGAATTTAGTGCTGAAACGCAAAGAATTTTCAGTGGGTCGGTTGATCAGACTGGTAACGCAAAAGTTAATGTAACACTGAGCAAACAAACTACAGCACCGGGAAAATTGATGGCTACTTTTAGTGGTAAAGTATTCGAGCCAGGAGGAGATTTTAGTATAGATCAATTCAGTATTCCTTTTTACCCTTACAGCAGTTTTGTGGGCATTAAGAGGCCTGAAGGAGATAGGAGAGGACAGTTATTGACCAATAAAGATCATGAACTTGAAATTGTTTCCGTTGATGCTAATGGGAAACCTGTCGACAAGAAAGGACTCGTGCTTGAAGTCTTTAAACTTAATTGGCGGTGGTGGTGGGATCGCTCAAATGATAATTTGGCTTATTACGTGAGTCGTAATTATAGCAGCCCGTATCATCGAGAGCAAATCAATACGACAAATGGCCAAGCTAAGGTAAAATTGGCCATTCCAAATAAGGATTGGGGACGATACTATGTGCGTGTTCGCGATACCGATTCTGGTCATTCGGCCGGCTCTATTACTTACTTTGACTGGCCAGGTTGGGCCGAAGAGTCGAGGCCTGGCGGTGCAGCACTTTTAAATTTTTCTACTGATGCTGAAGATTATGGTGTAGGGGAAAAGGTCAAAGTGAACATTCCTGCAAGTACCGAAGGACGCGCATTAGTCAGCGTAGAAAATGGTAGCAAGGTAGTAGCCTCCTATTGGGTAGAAACTACTGAGGGGTACAATACTTTTGAATTTACCACAACGGAAGAAATGGTGCCAAATGCATACGTGAGTACAACGCTCCTCCAGCCACATATGCAGACTAAAAATGACCTGCCGATCAGGCTGTATGGTATCGTACCGATTAATGTTTCCGATCCGAATACAAAGCTTAATCCTGAAATAGAAATGTCAAGCGTATTGGAGCCAGAATCCGAAGTGAACTTAACTGTTAGCGAAGCCGATGGTAAACCGATGACCTATACCATTGCGGTAGTCGATGAAGGCTTGTTAGACATTACGCGATTCAAAACGCCCGATCCATGGAATACTTTCTTTGCCAGACAGGCATTAGGTGTTAAAACTTGGGATCTTTATGAAGATGTAATTGGGGCTTTTGATGGCGATTTATCTAAACTTTTGGCACTGGGAGGCGATGGATCGGCCGCTAAGCCTGAGAAAGCAAAAGCTAACCGATTTAAGCCTGTAGTAGTCCATTTAGGACCTTTTGAGCTAGAAAAGGGAGAAAAAGCAAATCACAAATTCACCATGCCAAATTATATCGGTTCGGTAAGAACAATGGTAGTGGCTGGTGAGAATGGCGCTTATGGAAAGGTAGAAAAAGCGACACCCGTTCGTAAACCACTTATGGTACTTGGTACTATACCAAGAGTTGTTGGCCCTGGGGAAAAGATCAGTTTGCCAGTGAATGTTTTTGTTTTAGAACCCGCCATCAAAGAAGTTGAAGTTTCTGTGGTTGGAAATAGTCTCTTGAATTTTGGAGCTTCTACCAAGCGGACTATTCAATTTGATGAAATTGGTGATCAGATCATTGATTTTGACTTCGAAGTTGCCGAAGCTCTCGGAGTCGGCACTGTGAAGATAGTGGCGAAGTCAGGGAGAGAAACTGCCACCTACGAATTAGAAGTACAGGTTAGAAACCCTAATCCTGAAGTAACAGATGTAACTGAGAAAGCCCTTCAGAAGGGAGAGAAGTGGAGCGAAACCTTTGCACAAGTTGGGATAGTGGGTACCAATGATATGACTTTGGAAATGAGCTCTATCCCACCGATTAATCTAAAAAAGCGATTGGGTTATTTGATGTCTTATCCTCATGGATGTATCGAACAAACTACATCGGCAGTATTTCCTCAGTTATTCCTCAACGATATGGCTGATTTATCAAACGAGGAACAGTTGAAAATTCAAACCAATGTTACTAATGGGATCAATCGGATTCAGAAATTCCAGACGCCGCTGGGTGGTTTTGCTTATTGGCCAGGCCAAAGCGACGACAACGATTGGGGAACCAATTACGCAGGTCATTTCCTGTTAGAGGCAAAAGATAAAGGCTATTTTGTCCCTGCGAAGCTTTTAAGTGATTGGACCAAATACCAACGGAAGCGTGCCAGAAGCTGGAGCAAAAATTCGAGTTATAATGACGATCTGGTACAGGCCTATAGGTTGTATACCTTGGCCAAGGCTCAGTCGCCAGAACTTGGTGCCATGAACAGGCTTAGGGAAAATAGTTTATTAAGTATCGCGGCCAAATGGCGACTTGCCGCAGCTTACGCCCTTGTTGGTAGAAAACAGGTGGCTATGGAAATGATTAATGATTTGCCAAGGCAAACCAAAAGAAGAAACTACTACTATTACTATGGTTCTAAGCTCAGAGATGATGCAATGATTTTAGAAACCCTCGGGCTTTTAGGCTTGCAAAATGAGGGATTAACCTTGATGAGAGCTATCGCGAAACTGTTGAGTGAAGATCGTTGGATGAGTACACAAACTACCGCTTATGCTTTACTATCCATTATTAAGTTTGTTGGTGCCGATGGGACAAGTGATGGAATTAAAGCTACCTACCAGGTCGATAATGGTAATCTTGTTGACGTGAACTCTGCGAAATCAATGATCCTAGTGGACGCCGATGTAAAAGGGGTAGAGCAAAAGAGTTTTAGCGTAGATAATACATCGGAAGGAATACTATTCGTCCGAGTGTTGAAACGAGGCCAACCGATGGCAGGTGCAGAACAAGCTGTTGAAAAGGGTTTGCGATTGAAGATCGTTTATTCTGATCGAAACGGGAATGTCATAGACCCAGTCACTTTAGAACAGGGGACAGATTTCTTTGCTGAGGTATCAGTTTACAATACGGGAACGAAGGGAGTTTATCGAGACTTAGCCTTGAGTCAGGTTTTCCCTTCTGGTTGGGAGATTTTGAACGATAGACTGAATGAAATCCCTGGAGTGGCCACCAAGGCGAATTACGAATACAGAGACATTAGGGATGATCGCGTGTATACCTATTTTGACTTGAGGCCAAGCGAAGAAAAGAAGTTTAAGGTGGCATTAAATGCAACTTATGCTGGAAGATACTACCTGCCAACGGTCAAAGTGGAGGCGATGTATGATGATACAATTAATGCGCGATCGGCAGGCAAATGGGTGAATGTAAATAGAGGAAATTAA
- the pbpC gene encoding penicillin-binding protein 1C: MLPKELFNDPFATVVNDFRGELLSARIADDGQWRFPEVEALPEKYEVALLMFEDQHFYRHPGVNPLAIGRALWQNLTASETVSGGSTISMQVIRLSRKGKSRSVKEKLVEMALATRLELRYSKSSILKLYASHAPFGGNTVGLNAAAWRYFQRPPKNLSWAEAALLAILPNQPSLLFPGKRNEKLLDKRNRLLQRLYNAGAMDEISFELAKAEPLPDGPARLPQKADHFLSYLAQSGAKGKVTNSSVDGFLQDRVNSVLNAHHALLKTDGIHNAAVLVLDVKSNQVMAYAGNVPESGSEHAGAVDVIQAPRSTGSLLKPLLYASLLDEGLILPKTLIPDVPTFYTDFAPKNFTRKYDGVVHADMAISRSLNVPAVNMLKMYGYPKFHQKLRDLGMTTLNNPPGFYGLSMILGGSEGTLWDMANIYAGMSRTLNNHSSRRFTTDYQGYAFASFESKDFEANREVPSLNASSVWFAFKAMLEVYRPAEDASWKLYSSARKVAWKTGTSFGYRDGWAIGVTPEYVVGVWVGNADGEGRPGLTGIKAAAPLMFDVFDLLPETTWFKPPKSELVTAIVDRETGFLSSPYSAKVDTVEIPKVGLRTTTSPYHQRVHLDKTERFRVNAGCYPLKDIVTKNWLVLPPKEAEYYKKKNPMYLDLPPLMPGCEDTSLSLMVMDMIYPQENAALYIPIAQDGVRSELVFEATHRESDIELFWHLDDVYIGSTLSKHEISLKPSPGDHIITIIDPEGNQFKRKFRVLSKESEE, from the coding sequence ATGCTCCCAAAGGAACTATTTAACGACCCCTTTGCCACTGTTGTCAATGATTTTCGCGGTGAATTGCTTTCCGCTAGAATTGCCGATGACGGGCAGTGGCGTTTTCCAGAAGTAGAAGCCTTACCGGAAAAATATGAAGTGGCTTTGCTTATGTTCGAAGATCAGCACTTCTATCGTCACCCGGGAGTTAATCCTTTAGCAATTGGTAGAGCACTTTGGCAAAATTTGACAGCTTCTGAAACTGTCAGCGGCGGGAGTACCATTTCTATGCAGGTTATCAGACTTTCACGTAAAGGTAAGTCGCGATCAGTTAAGGAAAAGTTGGTAGAAATGGCTTTGGCTACGCGGCTTGAACTCCGCTATTCCAAATCAAGTATTTTAAAACTATATGCGTCGCATGCACCATTTGGTGGAAATACGGTGGGTTTAAATGCGGCAGCTTGGCGTTATTTTCAGCGTCCTCCAAAAAACCTTTCTTGGGCGGAAGCAGCCTTATTGGCTATTTTACCCAATCAACCTTCGCTTCTTTTTCCTGGAAAACGTAATGAAAAGTTGCTTGATAAAAGGAATAGACTGCTCCAGCGACTTTACAATGCTGGGGCAATGGACGAAATATCTTTTGAGTTGGCAAAGGCTGAACCACTGCCTGACGGACCAGCAAGATTGCCCCAAAAAGCGGATCATTTTCTAAGTTATTTGGCTCAATCTGGGGCAAAGGGAAAGGTGACGAATTCAAGTGTCGACGGATTTCTTCAAGACAGGGTGAATAGTGTTCTTAACGCGCATCACGCACTTTTGAAAACAGATGGGATTCATAATGCCGCGGTTTTAGTGTTAGATGTTAAATCTAATCAAGTGATGGCTTATGCAGGCAATGTTCCTGAAAGTGGTTCGGAGCATGCTGGGGCCGTGGATGTGATTCAAGCACCGAGGAGTACGGGCAGTCTTTTGAAACCGCTTTTGTATGCAAGTCTATTGGATGAGGGCCTCATTTTGCCGAAAACCTTAATTCCAGATGTACCTACTTTTTATACCGATTTTGCACCAAAAAATTTCACTAGAAAGTATGATGGCGTAGTGCATGCGGATATGGCTATTTCAAGGTCTTTAAATGTGCCCGCTGTGAATATGCTTAAAATGTATGGCTACCCGAAATTCCATCAAAAGTTGAGGGATTTGGGTATGACAACCCTAAATAACCCACCTGGTTTTTATGGTTTATCAATGATTTTAGGTGGTTCCGAAGGCACGCTTTGGGACATGGCTAACATTTATGCCGGCATGTCTAGAACATTAAACAATCATAGCAGCAGGCGTTTTACAACAGATTATCAAGGTTATGCATTTGCTTCCTTTGAATCGAAGGATTTTGAAGCAAATCGAGAGGTTCCCTCTTTAAATGCTTCATCAGTTTGGTTTGCCTTTAAGGCTATGTTGGAGGTCTATCGTCCTGCTGAAGATGCCTCGTGGAAGTTGTATAGCAGTGCTAGAAAAGTTGCCTGGAAAACAGGTACTAGCTTTGGCTACCGCGATGGATGGGCGATCGGCGTAACACCTGAATATGTCGTTGGCGTTTGGGTTGGGAATGCCGATGGTGAAGGAAGACCAGGTTTGACTGGAATTAAAGCTGCGGCTCCTTTAATGTTCGATGTGTTTGATTTACTGCCTGAAACCACTTGGTTCAAACCTCCAAAATCCGAACTCGTCACCGCAATCGTAGATCGAGAAACTGGCTTTTTATCTTCACCTTATTCCGCCAAAGTGGATACGGTTGAAATTCCTAAGGTTGGTTTGCGAACGACGACGAGCCCGTATCACCAAAGGGTGCATTTAGATAAGACTGAGCGCTTTAGGGTAAATGCGGGTTGTTACCCTTTAAAAGATATTGTAACCAAGAATTGGTTGGTTTTACCTCCAAAAGAGGCTGAATATTATAAGAAGAAAAACCCAATGTACTTGGACTTACCACCCTTGATGCCTGGGTGTGAAGACACGAGCCTTTCTTTGATGGTTATGGATATGATTTACCCACAGGAAAATGCTGCTTTGTACATACCGATCGCTCAAGATGGGGTGCGCAGTGAGTTAGTATTCGAAGCTACACATCGAGAAAGTGATATAGAACTGTTTTGGCATTTAGACGATGTCTATATCGGGAGTACTTTATCAAAACATGAGATTAGCTTAAAACCATCTCCGGGAGATCACATTATCACTATTATTGATCCTGAAGGCAATCAATTTAAGCGCAAATTTCGAGTGTTATCGAAAGAATCTGAAGAATAG
- a CDS encoding ABC transporter permease, producing MLKSYLKTTLRTIKRSPLASFINIFGLAMALGVAIMVYSFVDMEYTTDQFHENKHEIYMATSTLSRSGQEAQYGIIPAPYAQILMNDFPQIDRVIRMEHRGGVLKNGASVFNETFTFVDPGFLDMFTFPLKWGNKSALNEPNKIIISENTSIKYFGDTNPLGKSMTFEFGALKYTFEVAGVAEKFPYKRSMDFRVLVNFDQLKQIDPAVKLTDWGTFLDGTFIQTNNPSAVANITQNVQQYVALQNEVRKDYPATAFGFFPWVDLYLKGDDMRNTVTGSTDGVGSLVLSIIAGFILVLAIFNYINIAIVSATKRLKEIGVRKVMGSTRKSLVFQFLSENVFLTLIALILGFILGVTVLIPGFDQMFDIGMEFDIAQPSLWIFLLILVVFTGLASGAYPALYISNFSAVNIFRGRLKFGGKNKMTKIFLTFQYILACIAVVGGIMFTQNTAFQKSQDWGYNEKATISTNISPATEAMQLMAAMESNPNIASIAPSKHHLSRRSTRMEIQILEKDYDILTLEIGPEYVETMELEVLEGRTFEKNRETDFQNVLINEQMAKLLNPQGALGERFKSDTLNFAVIGILKDFHQYNFSERIEPMILKLSPEDEYAFISMRVKPGSLIATYEALENTWAEIFPEKPFNGFYQEETLENYFREIDGHGKLMRIVASMCIILSCLGLYGLVSLNVASRTKEFSIRKALGAGLKNLAFVINKQFVLFLAVALILGLPISYLLMDTLFETVYEVHKPITVIPFLMALIIVVIMVFATVSSQVKKVMTTSPTEGLRSE from the coding sequence ATGCTAAAATCATACCTCAAAACAACTTTGCGGACTATCAAACGTAGTCCGCTAGCTTCATTTATCAACATTTTCGGTTTAGCAATGGCTCTCGGAGTAGCCATAATGGTCTATTCTTTTGTAGACATGGAGTACACTACCGATCAATTTCATGAGAACAAACATGAAATTTATATGGCTACCTCTACGCTAAGCCGAAGCGGTCAGGAAGCACAGTATGGCATTATCCCAGCTCCTTACGCTCAAATCTTAATGAATGATTTCCCTCAAATCGATCGGGTTATCAGAATGGAACACAGAGGCGGAGTCTTAAAGAATGGCGCCAGCGTGTTCAACGAAACTTTCACTTTTGTGGACCCTGGGTTCTTGGATATGTTTACTTTCCCCTTAAAGTGGGGTAACAAATCCGCATTGAATGAGCCTAATAAAATTATTATTAGCGAGAATACGTCCATTAAATATTTTGGTGATACCAACCCTTTAGGGAAGTCTATGACTTTCGAATTTGGTGCTTTAAAGTACACATTTGAAGTCGCTGGTGTAGCAGAAAAGTTCCCATATAAAAGAAGTATGGACTTTCGCGTCTTGGTCAATTTCGATCAGCTAAAACAAATTGATCCAGCCGTGAAACTCACTGATTGGGGTACATTTTTAGACGGTACTTTTATTCAAACAAATAACCCAAGTGCCGTTGCGAATATTACTCAAAATGTTCAGCAATATGTAGCGCTACAAAATGAAGTCCGCAAGGATTATCCGGCCACCGCTTTTGGCTTCTTCCCTTGGGTAGACCTTTACCTAAAAGGTGATGACATGAGAAATACAGTTACGGGCAGTACGGACGGAGTAGGAAGTCTTGTCTTATCTATTATCGCAGGGTTTATCTTGGTGCTGGCCATCTTCAATTACATTAACATCGCGATCGTTTCTGCTACTAAACGGCTTAAAGAAATCGGTGTACGAAAAGTAATGGGAAGTACTCGCAAATCTTTGGTCTTCCAATTTTTATCGGAAAATGTATTTCTTACACTGATAGCACTTATACTCGGTTTTATTTTGGGTGTGACAGTGCTTATTCCAGGTTTCGACCAAATGTTTGACATTGGCATGGAGTTCGACATCGCCCAACCGTCGCTTTGGATCTTCTTACTAATTCTAGTGGTCTTTACTGGTTTAGCTTCTGGGGCCTATCCTGCCTTATACATTTCAAATTTTAGCGCAGTCAACATTTTCAGGGGACGGCTGAAGTTTGGAGGAAAAAATAAGATGACGAAAATCTTCCTCACCTTCCAATATATACTCGCCTGTATTGCTGTCGTTGGCGGTATTATGTTTACGCAAAACACGGCTTTCCAAAAAAGCCAAGACTGGGGTTACAATGAAAAAGCGACCATAAGCACCAATATTTCTCCTGCCACTGAAGCAATGCAACTCATGGCTGCTATGGAGTCAAATCCAAACATCGCATCTATTGCTCCTTCGAAACACCATTTGAGCAGACGATCGACAAGAATGGAAATTCAAATTTTAGAGAAGGATTACGATATTCTGACCCTTGAGATTGGTCCTGAATATGTAGAAACTATGGAATTAGAAGTTCTCGAAGGCAGAACATTTGAAAAAAACAGAGAAACAGATTTTCAAAATGTATTGATCAACGAGCAGATGGCCAAGCTGCTTAATCCTCAAGGTGCACTTGGCGAACGTTTCAAATCGGATACCCTAAACTTCGCAGTAATCGGCATCTTGAAGGACTTTCATCAATACAACTTTTCAGAACGCATTGAGCCGATGATTTTGAAGCTCAGTCCAGAAGATGAATATGCGTTTATCTCGATGCGCGTAAAACCCGGAAGTCTTATTGCTACTTACGAGGCACTTGAAAATACTTGGGCTGAAATCTTCCCTGAAAAACCTTTCAATGGCTTTTATCAAGAGGAAACATTGGAAAATTACTTTAGAGAAATCGATGGACATGGCAAGTTGATGCGAATTGTCGCTTCCATGTGTATCATCTTGTCTTGCTTGGGCTTGTATGGATTGGTTTCACTCAATGTAGCGAGTCGTACTAAAGAGTTCAGTATCAGAAAAGCGCTCGGTGCTGGCCTCAAAAACCTAGCCTTTGTCATCAACAAACAATTTGTATTGTTCTTGGCCGTGGCTTTGATCCTAGGCCTTCCAATCAGTTACTTACTGATGGATACGCTTTTTGAGACAGTGTACGAGGTACATAAACCAATTACGGTTATTCCGTTTTTAATGGCTTTAATTATCGTTGTAATTATGGTTTTTGCCACTGTTTCTTCACAGGTCAAGAAGGTGATGACGACTAGTCCAACAGAAGGACTTAGAAGCGAGTAA
- a CDS encoding DUF3471 domain-containing protein, protein MKKVNNFSRITAMTLILALLGFSAFGQTTAAKAKEKTNDKALKAYVGAYEFDKNTDMGFDVTVWLEENGNLYAQPSNESQPPAQLIKVSEDKFELANTGGLMMSFERDKKKEVISLRISEADQFFTCIKKKDK, encoded by the coding sequence ATGAAAAAGGTCAATAACTTTTCAAGGATTACAGCTATGACATTGATTCTTGCTCTTTTAGGCTTTTCAGCTTTCGGTCAAACGACTGCGGCAAAAGCGAAGGAAAAAACGAACGACAAAGCATTAAAAGCATATGTGGGAGCTTATGAATTCGACAAAAACACTGATATGGGTTTTGATGTGACAGTTTGGCTAGAGGAAAACGGTAATCTTTATGCGCAACCTTCAAACGAATCTCAGCCACCAGCACAACTCATAAAAGTATCGGAAGATAAATTTGAGTTAGCCAATACTGGCGGACTGATGATGTCATTCGAAAGAGATAAGAAAAAAGAGGTGATTTCATTAAGGATTTCAGAGGCTGATCAGTTCTTTACCTGCATCAAGAAAAAAGACAAATAA